Below is a genomic region from Rhododendron vialii isolate Sample 1 chromosome 5a, ASM3025357v1.
GTGTTATAATTTGTAAGGACATGATGAATAGTTTCTTGTTCAATCCGACGGCTATGAATTGATACCAAGTTCTATAAATACATGCATTGTAATGGCAAGATAGTGTTGAGGTAGAATCTTAGTTGATTTGTGTTGTTTAGGATTCCAGACAGTTGATTAGTTGTTTGCTTCTGGCTCCCCCTTTCAATTTACTATTCCTTCTTTTCGTTCTACTCGAGTGGAGCAATCTGAACTCTTGTATTGAGTTAGAGCTAGAACTAAATTCTAATTGTTCGATGAGTTATCAAACAATAGTTTGAGAGATTCTTTCTCTTTAGTTTTGTTTGGTAACTCACTGAAGCAATTTGAGTTTGGCCCTACATGATGATGATTTTGCACGGTATCAGTTCTCTAATGGAAGTGATGAACTAATTGTTAGGGAGAAGTTCTTTCCTTTGGTTTTCTTCCAGAAATGTTGGTAATCTCTCTATTTACTGTCTGTCTTCGCTCTATTTAATTATCATTTATCATGTAAAACTCTCTCCAAAAATTAATAGCACTTCAATTGTGTGTACTTCTTTTTATCAGATTTTtacgtctttttttttattctacgGAGGAAATAGATAATAGATTTTATGGTTATTTTTTTGTCTGGTTTCTCAAGTACAATTATACACTGATACAAATACCATTTTTTCACTGTATCcgctttattttcaaaaatgcaATTGCTAGGTCATGTGATGTCTTAAGTACTGGTTTAAAATCATAATTTGCATTATATCcacttgattttcaaaataaaaaataaaaaatggctCGTTTGATAGTTGATTGCATGAAGAATAAGTGGATTTTCTATTTTAGAGACATGGAACTTTTGGTCCGTCTAACCATCTGTTTTCCATAGACAAAGACAAAGCCAGGTCTGTTTTAGACATGAAGCTTTAGGCCCGTCTAACAAGTGGATTTTTCTGTTTGAGAGATGGTTTCTGCCTAAAGGAGAAACTGTCAAAGTTCTTTTTTATGCAGGTTTTGAAGGGtgaaattttgataattttttttttcagtagcCGGGGATGATTTTGGCAATGTTCAAGGGGCTGAATTGAAGGTGCTTGTGTCTCATTTTCTGCTTCTGGTAAGGAAGTGAAAGCTGCCAGATGGGCTTCCATTTGGTCTTGGAAGGAAAATTGGACTTCTGCCGTTCTGCGAAAGAGGGTGAATCCTTTCTGTTATGAGCATGGTGTATGGGCTTCTTTGGGCCCCTAATCCTCTTTTGAGAATCCTTTATGGGCTGTTACTTACTGTTTGATAATTGAGTAGCTGAGAAGCAATATTTTAAATCGCGGTGTTGTGAAACGTATGTGACGGTATCGGTGATACGACCATATATCGGTTGATATTAGACTGTATTGGATCAGATTGGTTCTGTAACGGTATCGGAGGTCCGAAATCCCATTACGTAACAGCTGAGAAAATACATAACAACCTTTATTTAAAATCTTGCTCAAGAGATGGATTTGTTGGCATTCAAATGTAATTACTCAAGCTTTATATGTACTAAATCGtaactaaaaaaaagaagaagtaatcaTTCATGGTATTTTCACCTAATAATGTACTAAATCGTAACTAAATTTTGTGAGTATgttagaggtaaaagttgatatacATAAAATATGTATTGCGACTATCTATTTATTGAAAGTAGCATATAACTATAAATTGATTAATCCACCCCACCAAAAAAACTCTACGTAATTATTCAGAGAGTACCTAATACtttgcccatttttttttttatatcggAAATACTTTTTCCATCATAGGCTATTTGGCCGTCTATTTTGACGCAAACGACTCTTATTTAATCCGAACTCTtattaatttgaaccgttcattgctACAAGATTCCTTGTTCCTTATTTATAACGTACGTCACTTTCATGCTCGTGGTTGGGGGCGTCATGGCATCCGTAGCTTCTACTAACTCCATTAAATACCATCGATATATATGTCACACAATAATTTGTCTCTCTGTTTTATTGGCACTGTCACTTTCATTGTGATCCAAACAAAAGAGACCATTCGAGAATGGCTAATTTGGTTTGCCAATTTTATTGGTCAAAATAAGTTTTTTGTATTATTCAATTACGTTCCAATTTTTACAAACTACATTTAATAAATAACATGTCATATTTCGTTTTATATTACTAATCAGTTCGCTGTATATTGTAGGTTTTGTGTTTGGATAAATATTAGAAAGTCATATCTTGTTACTTATCGAGCGAAATAAAATGATGTTAATAACATGATGTCACTTTCGTTGTGATTTAAGAGAGATAAGATAGCTCGAGATTGGTTTGATTAGTCGATTTGAACGGGCCAATATTTTCTGTTGTTGCAAACTATAttattgtaaataacatgtcaTAGGTTTTTATATATTAGTTTACCGGAGATTATAGGTTTCGTTTTATATATAAACTTAGAAAGAGTCATATCTCGTTTACATATTTTGTGCAATAAAATTAATGTTAATGATGTAGACTTGTTTAAAATAATATTCGTTTCTCAAAAACATAATCAATGGTGGAGTATTTTGATATTCATTCTGCTTCCACCATTGATTCCACATACTTTTTTCAAAGTTGATTTTGCAAATCTTATCTTGtgtaaaattccaaaatattcCAGAGATCTTAGTGGTCCAAAGTTTCAATTATTTAATGACATTTTAGCCAGACACCTGGTTATAACAAAAGAGATTTTAACCGGCTTAACAATTAACATTATTCACTAATTTGTTACATATCCAGATATCCATACGAGAGCTAAAATGAGCCAAAGTCCATTTTGTCAATCTTATCTTGGATAAAATTCTAGAATATTCTGAAGATCTAATTCATAAATGAGTCAAAGTTTCAATCCTTTGAGACGGACATCTAGACACTTGGTTATAACAAAATGAGAATTAACATGATTTCACTAGTTTCTTACACATCTAGACGAGGCCTAGTTGTCACGGAACCCAGTACAAATTGATTCAACGTACTTTTTTAAAGTTGATTTTGTCAATCTTATCTTGGATAAAACTCTAGAATATTCTGGAGATCGATCTAATTCACAAATGAGTGAAAGTTCTAATCATTCGGAGCCGGACATCtaattataatatatatatatatatatatatatatatatatatatatatatatatatatatatatatatattagctGTCGCGAAAATTAACATCATTCACTAATAATCTGTATCTAAATGATTGTTAGATGTCCTAGTTTCTTACACATCTAGACGAGGCCTAGCTGTCGCGGAACCAGTACAACTTGATTCAAGGAACTTTTTCAAAGTCGATTTTGTCAATCTTATCTTGGATAAAACTCTATAATATTCTGGAGATCAAATTCACAAATGAGTGAAAGTTCTAATCATTTGGAGCCGAACatctaattataaaaaaaaaaaaaatttagctgGTGCGAAAATTAACATCATTCACTAATAATCTGTATCTAAACGAGGCCATCCAACTAACATTTACAAATACTAAattttaatgagttttaaaGGACTAAATCTTATGGGTCATTTGTTAATTAAGTAATAAAATTACTACAATAAAAGTATGATAAGCAGCAAAATTCTATGGGGTCGAGTGATCCCACACCTCGCGAGTTGCTGTCCCATTGCATGCTACTCACAATTGGGTAACCAATGTGGTTGGACCTTcttaaaagaaaaatcatttgACGCTCTTGCCTTcacttgaaaaacaaaacaagaatagTAAAAAAGTTTGGGCCTACATTTGTTAAACTTTTTTACTATTCTTGGTTTTCAcaaacattttcagcattaacaaatgttcttaacttgtcCTTAGCGAGTATTAagtatcaaaacacgtcctggaccatcattttccctttttttggaaaaatgactgccaatgacgtgttttgataattaatacccgccaaagacattttcagcattaacaaatgtactTAGCTTGTCCTTAGCGAGTAGTATTAagtatcaaaacacgtcattggcgatcatttttcctaaaaaaaaaagtggggtGGGGAACAAGTGTCGTATGTAATTTATCATTTTAtgcgcatatatatatagacacactaATATAGTAATATCCTATTTTTTTATGAGTAACTGTTCAGTAGTCCAGGAGCACTGTTACGTGGTACTCCGGACTACTCAAGAACCATACATTTATGTGGGATCGATACACTTAGTTGTGGACCCCAAAGGATTGTGTAGTTGTGGAGTGGTTCGGAATACAACGTGGACTGTTTGATTGAGGTAATTGTTGTCACCTTATGCGATAATAGCTTAAAACTGGCGAGTAATATTCTGAGAGCAGTAACTTACAAGATTTTTAGAATTGGTCAAAACCAATTACCATGTGCACTTATCTCCAAATTAATAGGGTAGTTGTTATCATAACCCCACTATATAAAGATGGGAAAACCGTATCAATTGCTAGAAGAAAAAACCCCCTAAAAAatcctctctttcttccttccttttccCATGTGCACAGGGTAATATTAACCCTGCTTTATGGTCGACAATTTTGCTTCAATAATTGACATTGTATTTTACGGTGCTTTGGGTGTCAGGCAACTCTCGATTGGTGTGTGCAATAACAACTTTCAAGATCATTGTATATTAATGGAATACCAATTAGACAACTGCCTTTATGTGGGGGCCAAACTGCCAAAAGAATGGGCAGCGAAAAACCCATTGGGCAGCATGGTCGAAGCTTTGCGTCTGAAAGGAAGGCGGCTTGCGATTCAGAAATATCGAAGCTTTCAACCTTGCAATGCTAGGCAAGCAAGCTTGGAGAATCTGCCAAGACCAAAATTCTCCCCTCTACATTTATGGAAGATAGGTAGCGACCCTCGGCAGGTTCAGGGTAAGTAAAAGGGTATGGTTTGATCTATTTTTACTTGTCTCCGTTCGAGCTCCTCTCAAATTTTCAACTGCATTGTCTAGCTTGGACGCACTAGATATCTTCGGCCTGGATATCTCCACATGGATTATCTCCACATGGTTGTTTTCTATAGCAGGCCAGTTGATATCTCATGCTATTATAAAACTCATCTCTCTAATCCTTGACAAGTTGGTGATGAGTACGAAAAATACTTTTGGTTCGTTACAACTAGTGCATCTACAAAGGTATTGTGGCATACAAGCGTTTAGGGGGCGTGGTTTATATTGCTTAAAGTTGATATAAAAAAAGGCAAGGATTGTGGAAGATTCCCAAGAATACATTACAAAAGCGTTGTTTTGTCTTGTAATTGCAAGTGTGTGTTTGATGGTGAAGGCTATATGACGAAGAGTTGAAATAGATGACGAATGTGGAACCCATGATCGAGTGTACAACCCTATGTGATCATGTACCTTCGCACTTATTAGATTCATTTTTTGAAGCTGTATCTAAAGATAAAAAGTAAGTTGATCATGTAGCTACACATGATTCGTAGGTGCAATATAAAACATAGCTATATGATCAACTTACTTTTGTCTTTAGATATAGcttcaaaaaacaaagataaaaagTAAGTTGATCATGTAGCTACACATGATTCGTAGGTGCAATATAAAACATAGCTATATGATCAACTTACTTTTGTCTTTAGATATAGCTTCAAAAAACAAATCTGATAAGTGTGTAGCTACATGATCACATAGGGTCATACCCTCGATCACGGGTTCTACACGAGTTATCCATTTCAACTCTTCGTCGTATAACCTTTACCATCCAACACGCACTTGCCATTACACAAAATAGCGCTTTTGTAATGTATTCTTGGgaatcttccatgatcttcgcCTCTTTTATATCAATTTTGACTAGTATGAACCACACCCCTAGAACGCTAGTATGCCACAATACCTTTGTAAATGCACTTGTTGTAGCAAACCAAAAGTAAGTATTTTTCGTACTCACCAACTTGCCAAGAAATAGAGAGATGTAGCGTGAGATAACAAATGGCCTGCTATAGAAAACAACCATAAGATGATCCATGTGGAGATATCCAAGCTGAAGATATCCAGTGCTTCCAGGCTAGACATTGCAGTTGAAATTCCGAGAAGAGCGAGAACGGAGACAAGTACAAATAGCTCGAACTTTGGCCTTTTACTTATCCTGAACCTGTCGAGGGTCGCtaccaaaattcaaaaacaagtACTTCCCAAACTCTTCATTTATGGAAGCAGGTTTGGGGTCCAGGCCATCCTACACTGGGAGAGGAATTTTGGAAGCCCGAAAAGTCTTTATGACGGGAACAAGATGGGGCAGCCGCGCGCTCAGTGAACAACCCCGTAGATGGAACATCCCGGGGCAGTGGGGCAACATGCAATTCAGCAACGGAAAAATTAATATGGCATCACACCAGTCATATTTGGGATGAGATTATTCTCTGTATGGTATGAAGCCTAAATTAATAATAGTCACATGACTTCAGATTATTTCCCAAAATGGGAGATAGGCTATTTACTCTcccaaattcttttttttatttaactattttttttaagcaAAGTTAGTAAATGAGAACATTTCATCGTCAATAAGAGGCCTTAAGTAATTTCCAAATGAGAGAAGATGTGATATTTAATAATTGCTCCTATTGATTATATTCATGAACCTCGTTTAAGGAATATACTAAACAAGGGTAATTAAATTTATTGTTTTCCCTGTTTATATTACGTGATAGATTAATAAGGAATTTATTTAGGTGAATGTGTTGTCCGAATGAGCTTTTGTGGTTTATAGTATGTGTTATAATTTGCATGGACATGATGGATAGTTTCTAGTTCAATCAAACGGCCACGATTTGATACCAAGTTCTATAAATACATGCATTGTAATGGCATGATAGTATTGAGGTAGAATCTTAGGTGATTTGTGTTATTTAGGAGATTCCACACTGTGATTTGAGAGTTTTTGTTATGCAGTATACATCAGCGGAGGTTAGCGGGGTGTTAGTATTTCCATAACCTTGAACCCTGGTTTGAAAGTTTGCTCTCATCACCTTTTCCTTTGTTGTTTGGTGAATCACTAGAAACTAGGGTTTGCTCTATACATAACTATACTCTTGAATTAGAGCTAGAACTAAATTCAAGTTGTTCGGTGAGTTACCAAACAATAGTTTGAGAGATTCTTTCTCCTTAGTTTGTTTGGTAACTCACTGAAACAATTTGAGTTTGGCCCTACACGATGATGATTTTACACGGTATCAGTTCTCTAATGGAAGTGAAACTAATTGTTAGGGAGAAGTTCTTTCCTTTGgttttctatgagaaatgtTGGTAATCTCTCTATTTACTGTTTGTCTTCGCTCTATTTAATTATCATTTATCATGTAAAACTCTCTCCAAAAGTTAATAGCACCTCAATTATGcgtacttctttttttatcagatttttacgtcttatttttttattctacagaggaaatggataataaattttatgGTTATTTTTTTCGGCTAGTTTCTCAAGTACAATTATATACTGATACAAATACCAGTTTTCCACTATATCtgctttattttcaaaaatgcaATTGCTAGGTCATATGATTTCTTAAGTACTGGTTTAACATCATAATTTGCAATATATCcacttgattttcaaaaaaaaaattagctcgtatgatagttttttttttttggataagtaacTTGTATGATAGTTGATTGCATGAAGAACCAATAGATTTTCTATTTTAGAAACATGAAACTTTTAGCCCGTTTAACCATCTGTTCTCCATAGACAAAGCCAGGTCTGTTTTAGACATGGAGCTTTTGGCCCGTCTAACAAGTGGATTTTTCTGTTTGAGAGATGGTGTCTGCCTAAAGGAGAAACTGTCAAAATTCTTTTTTATGCAGGTTTTGAAGGGTGAAattttgataatattttttttcagtaGCCAGGGATGATTTTGGCAAGGTTCTAGGGGCTGAATTGAAGGTGCCTGTGTCTCATTTTCTGCTTCTTGCAAGGAAGTGAAGCTGCCAGATGGGCTTCCATTTGGTCTTGGAAGGAAAATTGGACTTCTGCGATCCTTTCTGTTATGAGCATGGTGCATGGGAGTCTTTGGGCCCCTATTCCTCTTTTGAGAATCCTTTATGGGCTGTTAGTTACTGTTTGTTAATTGAGTAGCTCAGGAGCAATCTTTTAAATCACGGTATTGCGAAAAGTGATGTTATTGGTGATACGACCATATATTGGCTGATATTGGATTGTATCGGACCGGATCGGTTAAATAACGGTATTGGAGGTTCGAAATCTCTAGCTGAAAAAATTAATACATAACAACCTTTATTTAAAATCTTGTTCAGGAGATGGATTTGTTGGCATTCAAATCTAATTACTCAAGCTTCATGTCGATATTCGAATTTGTGCTGGAACGTCTGCATTTGTAGCacaactcttaaaaaaaaagaagtaatcattCATGGTATTTTCACCTAGTAATGTAAATCGTAACTAAGTTTTGTGAGTATGttagaggtaaaaattgatataCATAAAATATGTATTGCGACTATCTATTTTTCGAAAGTAGCATATAACTATAAATTGATCAATCCACCCCCACCAAAAAAACTCTACGTAATTATTCAGAGAGCACCTAATacttgccctttttttttttttttggaaatactTTGCCCATCATAGGCTGTTTGGTCGTCCATTTTGATGCGAACAACTCTTATTTAATCTGAACTCTTattgattcgaaccgttcattgcTACAGGATTCCCTGTTTCTTATTTGTAATGTACGTCACTTTCATGCTCGTGGTTGGGGTGCCATGGCATCTGTAGCTTCTACTAACTCCATTAATTTCATCGATATCTCACACAATAATTTGTCTCTCTTTTATTGGCACTGTCACTTTCATTGTGATCCAAACAAAAGAGACCATTCGAGAATGGCTAATTTGGTTAGCCAATTTTGTTGGTGAATCagtctttttttgtatttattcaattACGTTCCAGTTTTCGCAAACTACATTTAATAAATAACATCGGTGTCGGATCCTGTCTAGTCCGCCTGGACCAGTTTGAGAATGTGTAGTTTGGTTTGATGCAGGGGATTGCAACATCGGTGTCAGATACTGTCTAGTCCGCTTGGACcagtttggtttatttttttgtatccGAGctatccaaaattattttggacGATCCAAATTTGTTCGGAGttgttttggatattttgtaataaaaatgtATTCAAAAAAATCTGATTCATTCAAAACACTTTAGAACAGTCCAAATACAAAAACTGAACGAGACTATTTCGGACTGGATGGGATCCTCCCCCCTGCAACATCATAACTGAATTAATTAATGCTACCGTCATTATATAATCTAATCGAATGTTGTCATTCTCCTAATTGCGATGTGTCTCCTTTACTTGCGTCGTAATCTGTCGagataataaaatatatataatgcGGATAGTAAATATAGGTTGCCAAGGACTTTTTTTTGTAgaccttcaatttttttaaaagaaatttgtccatattttcataaactatacaaagaaaaaaaattacaaatagtTAATATTATAGATGCTAAATCAATACATTTATACTATAGACAACGTATATTAAGTCGATCATTAATTGTTGAGAGTGAAGACATAGCAGTGCCCATCCATACATAGCACAATACCCATACCAGTAGAttatttcttttctctcattcttttttcttttttaaataattatcaTTATgagtgtgaaatttttttttttttgatcgagtGTGAACTTTGTTTGAGCTAATGTATTACGTACATGTTCAACTATGAGATACCTGGAACGATGAgtgttcaattatttttgagCTAGGTTTTCAAGGTTGGGTGTTCGAAAAATGACTAAACCAAAGTTACTACATGCATGTATTCTAAAAAGAATTTCTCCGTAAAGATATTCAATTGACCACCATTGGATGAATGTAGAGCCGCTCCTGGTTGAAGTACTAAACTGCAAAGATGCCATCCCAATTCAATCACTACTATTCATCTTTAAAATGTCTCATTGGGAATTGACTCGCTCATTTGACATTTTCCTAGGTACTTATATGTTCTAAGAAAAATTAACATTTATGGTAATTTCTCATTAAACAATTCTAAACTACTACTGTACATCATTATCATGTCACAATGGCGCATCCACTTGTCACAATGCCACATTGTCCATATAAATTTGTACCTCCACATAATTTACCTTTAACATATCACACATCAAAAAGTTCAGCTAAACTTTCCAACTAACATGTAAAAGTACTAAATTTTATGAGTTTTGAAGGACTAAATCTTATGGGTCATTTGTTAAGTAATAAAATTAGTACAATAAAAGTATGATAAGCAGCAAAATTCTATGGGGTCGAGTGATCCCACAGCTCACGAGTTGCTGTCCCATTGCATGTTACTCACAATGTGGTTGgttctttttaaagaaaatcttttgacGCTCTTGCGTTtacttcaaaaacaaaacaaaaatagtaaaaacgtTTGGACTTACACTTGTGTTGAATGTGTCCAAACAAAAACCGTGGTGGGGAATAGTTTGCGGGAACCAAGAATAGTAAAAAagtttaaccaaaaaaatgaaaaagaagtgGTGGGGAACAATAGGGGATTGGGAAATTCTGTAGTGCAAGGCCCTGTAAAGCACCCTGTAGGGTGTACACGGGTCATCGATCTAGACAATAAATGGTTGAGATacgatttttaattatgaccggtaagaatcatttattaccggtcataattgatttttaatatgAACCGTTAattaatgagatcaacaactgTGTGCCGCCCTACACGTGCACTACAGCACTCCGGATCCAACAATATGTGCATGGGAAACAAGTGatgtatatatgtaattttaaattaaCGCATATAAACtaatatcctttttttttccattgaggTAATTGTTCTCACCTTAAGCGATAATAGCTTAAAATTGGCGAGTAATATTCTTGCTTAAAAGATTTTTAGAATTGGTCAAAACCAATTACCATGTGCACTTgtttttctccaaattaataGGATAAGTTGTTAATCATAACCCCACTATATAAAGATGGGAAAACCGTATCAATTGCTAGAagaaaaaaacccctaaaaaatcctctctttcttccttcctcttccCATGTGCACAGATCAATATTAACCCTGCTTTATGGTCGACAATTTTGCTTCAATATTTGACATTGTATACGGTGCTTTGGGTGTTGGACAACACTCGGTTGGCGTGTACAATAACAACTTCCAAGATCGTTTTATCTTGATAAAGGAGTACCTGCTAGACAACTGCCTTTTTGTGGGGCCAAACCGCCAAGATAATGGGCAGCGAAAAACCCATTGAGCAGCATGGTCGAAGCTTAGCGTACGAAAGGAAAGTCAGCGGCTTGGGATTCAGAAATATCGAAGCTTTCAACCTTGCAATACTGCTAGGCAAGCAAGCTTGGAGAATCTGCCAAGACCAAAATTCTCTCCTCTACATTTATGGAAGATAGGTTGCGACTCCTCGACAGGTTCAGGGTAAGTAAAATGTGGTTTGAGCTATTTTTACTCGTCTCCGTTCTAGCTTCTCTCGAACTTTCAATTGCAATGTCTAGCTAGCCTGGACGCATTGGATATCTTCGGCCTGGATATCTCCACATGGATTATCCTATGGTCGTTTTCAATAGCAGGCCATTTGATATCTAATGGTATTATAAAATTCATTTCTCTAATTCTTCACAAGTTGGTGAGTGCGAAACATACTTACTTTTGGTTCACTACAACAAGTGCATCTACAAATGTATTGTGGCATATGAGTGTTTTGGGGGCATGATTTATATATATTGCTTAAACTTGGTATAAAAAAAGgcgaagatcatggaagattcCCAAGAATACATTACAAACGTGGTTTTGTCTTGTAATGACAAGTGTATGTTGGATGGTGAAGGCTATACGGTATGGGACACTCGACGACGAGTTGAAATGGATGACCCAACCCATGACAGAGGGTACGACCCTATCTGATCATGTTTcttattcgaaaaaaaaaatctgataaGTCCATAGCTACATGATCACATACGGTCGTACTCTCGATCATGGGTTCCACATGCGTCATGTATTTCAACTCGTCGTCGAGCGTCCCATACCGTATAGCATTCACTATCCAACACGCACTTGCCATTACAAGACAAAACAACGCTTTTGTTATGTATTCTTGGGAATCTTTCACGATCTTCACCTTTTTTATATCAACTTTAAGCAATATAAACCATACCCTCAAATTAAAACACTCGTATGCTACGATACCTTTGTATCAACTTTAAGCAATATAAACCATGCCCCCTAAACACTTGTATGCTACAATACCTTTGTTGATGCACTTGTTATGGCGAACCAAAAGTAAGTATTTTTCATACTCACCAACTTGTCAAGAATTAGAGAGGTGAGTTTTATAATAGCATGAGATATCAAATGGCTTGCTATAGAAAACAATCATAGGATAATCCATGTGGAGATATCCAGGCTGTATATTTCCAACGCATCCAAGTTAGACATTGTAGTTGAAAGTCCGAGAAGAGTGAGAACGGAGACGAGTAAAAATAGCTCGAACCATAGTCTTTTACTTATCTTGAACCTGCCGAGGGTCGCTACCAAAATTTAAAAGTACGTACTTCCCAAACTCTTCATTTATGGAAGCAGGTTTAAAGTCCAGGCCATCCTATTTTGGAAGCCCTTTCTGATAAAAACGGTATTGTGATGAATATTGTCTgtatttttcattgaaaatcaaaGAAGGATACAACCATACATATAGGAAAAGATAAACATGGAAGGAGAATAATTATCCTATAATTATGGTAGTGATTGATCCTAATTTGATTGTTGTCGAGTATAGTGAGGCAGCCCTTGATTTCCGCTAATACTCCCCCTTAAGGTGGAACATGGAGTGACATAATGCCCAGCTTGGAGGTCAGAAGATGAAAATGTTTGACACCCAAGGCCTTTGTGAAAATATCGGCTAATTGGTTAGCGGAGGCAATGTGATGAAGGCGAAGAAGACCTTGTGGACCCTTTCACGCACAAGGTGGCAGTCTATTTCAATGTGGTTGGAGTTCTCATGAAAAAAGGATTTTGGGCGATGTGCAAGGCTGCCTGGTTGTTGCAATAGAGGGTGATCGGGGATGAGGATTGAACTGCTAAATCGCGTAGTAAACTGTGAAGCCATAATAATTCGCAAGTGGTAGAGGCCATGGCCCGATATTCGACCTTAGCTGAAGATCAGGAGACAACACTTTGCTTTTTAGTGCGCCAGGAGATGGGGCTGCCACCAAGGGTAATAAAATAGCTAGTAGTTGAGCTCCGAGTCATGGGACAACTGGCCTAGTCATGAGGACTGTAGATAGTTTAGAGTACCAATTGTGGGATGCCTGTTTGAGCCCATAGAGTGATTTTTGTAATCGACAGACATGCGTCTCCCCCTGTCGACCATATCTCAGAGGAAGAGACATGTAAACATCCTCATCGAGGTCATCGTGTAGGAAAGCATTATTAACATCTAACTGGTGTAAATGCCAATTCCAAGTGGCAGCGATAGCTAGCACACAACGGACAATGACCAATTTCGCAACAGGAGCAAATGTGTCATGATAGTCCAACCCCTCGACTTGAGTGTAGCCTTTGGGGACCAA
It encodes:
- the LOC131326814 gene encoding uncharacterized protein LOC131326814, encoding MVDNFASIIDIVFYGALGVRQLSIGVCNNNFQDHCILMEYQLDNCLYVGAKLPKEWAAKNPLGSMVEALRLKGRRLAIQKYRSFQPCNARQASLENLPRPKFSPLHLWKIGSDPRQVQGLGSRPSYTGRGILEARKVFMTGTRWGSRALSEQPRRWNIPGQWGNMQFSNGKINMASHQSYLG